The following proteins come from a genomic window of Pelmatolapia mariae isolate MD_Pm_ZW linkage group LG17, Pm_UMD_F_2, whole genome shotgun sequence:
- the LOC134646708 gene encoding macrophage mannose receptor 1-like, which translates to MGQCSLILCQRYEYYFIKEPKTWDEAQHYCRDRYKDLATVPNMKYLETLYTDSTEYQGNAWIGLYSISGKENRRWHWSLPGVEFNDKDMKWRAEQSKSLHFIDSQKVWREAQSYCREHHTDLASGAEQLKEAVSKFKSSDKTRSWIGLFRDTWRWSDGSNYSYRHWRDVEKLILINESKNWEEAVNYCRKHHLDLVSITSLEQQELVQERAKNASTSHIWLGLRYSCALDLWFWVNDQLVCYKNWADETDTGDCNLAVAMETRGEHKWFKKNDTDMFNFICSLS; encoded by the exons ATGG gtCAGTGCTCCTTGATTTTATGCCAGCGCTATGAGTACTATTTTATTAAAGAGCCTAAAACTTGGGACGAAGCTCAGCACTACTGTAGAGACAGATATAAAGACCTGGCCACAGTGCCTAACATGAAATATTTGgagacactgtacacagatTCTACAGAGTATCAAGGAAACGCCTGGATTGGGCTGTACAGCATCtcaggaaaagaaaacaggagGTGGCACTGGTCTCTGCCAGGAGTGGAGTTCAATGATAAAGACATGAAATGGAGAGCAG AACAAAGCAAATCACTCCATTTCATTGACTCTCAAAAAGTATGGCGTGAGGCTCAGAGCTACTGCAGAGAGCACCACACAGACCTGGCCAGTGGAGCAGAACAGTTAAAGGAAGCAGTCAGTAAATTTAAGAGTTCTGATAAAACACGATCATGGATCGGCCTGTTCAGAGACACCTGGAGGTGGTCAGATGGGAGTAATTACTCTTATAGACACTGGAGAGATGTTG AAAAGTTGATCCTGATCAatgaaagcaaaaattgggaagaGGCTGTAAATTACTGCAGAAAGCACCATCTTGACCTGGTCTCCATCACAAGCCTTGAACAGCAGGAACTGGTGCAAGAGAGAGCCAAGAATGCCAGCACATCCCACATCTGGCTGGGACTGCGCTACAGCTGTGCTCTTGATCTGTGGTTCTGGGTTAATGACCAGCTTGTCTGCTATAAGAACTGGGCCGATGAGACAGACACTGGAGACTGTAACCTGGCTGTAGCCATGGAGACAAGAGGAGAACATAAATGGTTCAAGAAAAATGACACAGACATGTTTAACTTTATCTGTTCTTTATCATAG